From the genome of Acidobacteriota bacterium, one region includes:
- a CDS encoding transcriptional regulator, producing the protein MSVGPPRTRRKSLADALFTKTQQRVMRVLFSQPERSFYASELIRDAGTGSGAAQRELARLEASGLIVARRIGNQKHYQANPASPLYSELRNIVLKTVGLAEPLRDALKPLAAAIRAAFVYGSVAKATDQSASDIDLMIVSDGLTYGDVFGALEKVTRAVGRKVNPTVYTASEFSKRARAGDAFMTRVLEQPKIWVIGSEDDLTLAA; encoded by the coding sequence ATGTCTGTCGGACCACCTCGAACACGGCGAAAAAGCCTGGCGGATGCGCTGTTTACCAAGACTCAGCAGCGCGTCATGCGTGTGCTGTTCAGTCAGCCTGAGCGGAGCTTCTATGCCTCCGAACTGATTCGCGATGCTGGTACGGGCTCGGGCGCCGCGCAACGCGAATTGGCGCGGCTTGAGGCGAGCGGGCTAATCGTCGCCCGACGAATTGGGAATCAGAAGCATTATCAGGCCAACCCAGCCTCACCGCTGTATTCGGAATTGCGGAACATCGTGTTGAAGACGGTGGGCCTGGCCGAACCGCTGCGCGATGCGCTCAAACCGTTGGCGGCGGCCATTCGCGCCGCTTTCGTCTATGGTTCTGTGGCCAAGGCCACCGATCAATCGGCCAGCGACATCGATCTGATGATCGTCAGCGACGGTCTCACATACGGCGACGTCTTCGGGGCTCTCGAGAAGGTCACGCGCGCGGTGGGCCGGAAGGTCAACCCGACGGTGTATACCGCCTCCGAATTCTCAAAGCGCGCACGAGCGGGGGACGCATTCATGACGCGAGTGCTCGAGCAGCCGAAAATCTGGGTGATTGGATCCGAGGATGACCTCACCCTCGCCGCTT
- the htpG gene encoding molecular chaperone HtpG: MDRATARETLGFQTEVKQLLHLMVHSLYGNKEIFLRELASNASDAADKLRFEAISEPALFENDPDVGIRVTFDVAARTITVSDNGIGMSRQEVIDQIGTIAKSGTREFVQQLTADRAKDANLIGQFGVGFYSAFIVADRVTLLTRRAGTAAGHGVKWESTGEGDYSIEPIEKATRGTDVILHLRPDEDELLSGPRLRQVLRKYSDHITVPILMKKEAWDGDAKRQVLTDEDEQVNQASALWARPKSEITGEQYDEFYKHIAHDFEPPLARVHARVEGRQEYTQLFFIPARAPFDLWERDRRHGVKLYVRRVFIMDDAEDLMPAYLRFVRGIIDATDLPLNVSREILQQSRDVQNIKSASTKRVLGMLDDLAAKEPDKYTTFWATFGRVLKEGTAEDPANRDRIAPLLRFASTHDGSEAQTVSLPDYVGRMKEGQAAIYYITADGFAAAKNSPHLEIFRKRGVEVLLMYDRIDEWTVSSLTQFAGKPLHSVAKGDLDLGTLGGEAATEEAAKPAADEQPLLDRMQTALKDRARAVRTTARLTESPACLVSDEDGMSMNLERMLKAAGQPVPGTHPVLEINPGHPIIKRLTAEADEARFADWSHILFDQAMLAEGGQLEDPAGFVRRLNGLMLTLAGEG, from the coding sequence ATGGATAGAGCGACGGCACGTGAAACCCTCGGGTTCCAGACGGAGGTCAAACAACTCCTCCACCTGATGGTCCATTCTCTCTACGGCAACAAGGAGATTTTCCTGCGCGAGCTCGCGTCGAACGCGTCGGACGCCGCCGACAAGCTGCGGTTCGAGGCGATCAGCGAACCCGCCCTGTTCGAAAACGATCCCGACGTCGGCATCCGCGTCACGTTCGATGTCGCGGCGCGGACCATCACCGTGTCGGACAACGGCATCGGGATGTCGCGGCAGGAGGTCATCGACCAGATCGGCACCATTGCCAAGTCCGGCACGCGCGAGTTCGTCCAGCAGCTCACGGCCGACCGCGCCAAGGACGCCAACCTGATCGGGCAGTTCGGGGTCGGCTTCTATTCGGCCTTCATCGTGGCCGACCGCGTGACGCTGCTGACGCGCCGCGCCGGCACCGCCGCCGGCCACGGCGTGAAGTGGGAAAGCACGGGCGAGGGTGATTACTCGATCGAGCCGATCGAGAAGGCCACCCGGGGCACCGACGTCATCCTGCACCTGCGGCCGGACGAGGACGAGCTGCTGTCAGGCCCGCGACTGCGCCAGGTCCTGCGCAAGTATTCGGACCACATCACCGTGCCCATTCTCATGAAGAAGGAGGCGTGGGACGGCGACGCCAAGAGGCAGGTGCTGACCGACGAGGACGAGCAGGTCAACCAGGCCTCTGCACTGTGGGCCAGGCCCAAGTCGGAGATCACCGGCGAGCAGTACGACGAGTTCTACAAGCACATCGCCCACGACTTCGAGCCGCCGCTGGCGCGAGTGCATGCCAGGGTCGAGGGCCGCCAGGAATATACGCAGCTGTTCTTCATCCCGGCCCGGGCGCCCTTCGACTTGTGGGAGCGCGATCGGCGCCACGGCGTCAAGCTCTACGTTCGCCGCGTCTTCATCATGGACGATGCGGAGGACCTGATGCCGGCGTACTTGCGGTTCGTCCGCGGCATCATCGATGCGACGGACCTGCCGCTGAACGTCTCACGCGAGATCCTGCAGCAGTCGCGCGACGTCCAGAACATCAAGTCGGCATCCACCAAGCGCGTCCTCGGCATGCTCGACGACCTCGCGGCGAAGGAGCCGGACAAGTACACCACCTTCTGGGCCACCTTCGGCCGCGTCCTCAAGGAAGGCACTGCCGAAGATCCGGCCAACCGTGACCGCATTGCCCCGTTGCTGCGCTTTGCCTCGACCCACGACGGCAGCGAGGCGCAAACGGTGTCGCTGCCCGACTATGTCGGCCGGATGAAAGAGGGCCAGGCAGCGATCTACTACATCACCGCGGACGGCTTCGCCGCCGCGAAGAACAGCCCGCACCTCGAGATCTTCCGCAAGCGCGGCGTCGAGGTGCTGCTGATGTACGACCGAATTGACGAGTGGACCGTGTCGTCGCTCACGCAGTTCGCGGGCAAGCCGCTCCATTCGGTCGCGAAGGGCGATCTCGACCTGGGCACGCTTGGCGGCGAGGCGGCGACGGAGGAGGCCGCCAAGCCGGCGGCGGACGAGCAGCCGCTGCTCGATCGCATGCAGACGGCGCTGAAGGATCGCGCCCGTGCCGTGCGCACCACCGCACGGCTGACCGAATCGCCGGCCTGTCTCGTCAGCGACGAAGACGGCATGAGCATGAATCTCGAGCGAATGCTGAAGGCGGCGGGCCAGCCCGTGCCAGGCACCCATCCAGTGCTCGAGATCAACCCGGGCCACCCCATCATCAAGCGCCTCACGGCCGAGGCCGACGAGGCCCGCTTCGCCGACTGGAGCCACATCCTGTTCGATCAGGCCATGCTGGCCGAAGGCGGACAGCTGGAGGACCCGGCCGGGTTCGTCAGGCGGCTGAACGGGCTGATGCTGACGCTGGCCGGCGAGGGCTGA